Proteins encoded within one genomic window of Brienomyrus brachyistius isolate T26 chromosome 22, BBRACH_0.4, whole genome shotgun sequence:
- the si:ch211-106h11.1 gene encoding volume-regulated anion channel subunit LRRC8D isoform X2: protein MFSLSELSPLSEPQRPDSLRDPAQPPTPQGRRTNLDFQQYVYVSHVCHHESLPWYSRFFPYVALLQSLLLLASGCFWFHFPRTSARIEHFIAILGKCTESPWTSRALSRAAQMDATGRPVEEAGSGQPPSQSPSLGRRSSLDSGTDSPQIPRPGCVSALPSVPPSPCPSIHSCSSSLSSLPFCPVSTAPKYTMTPSNPPRAACLDRSDGEQARALFERVRKFRAHCETSDIIFQVYRLQTVFKVLMVVLILSYTAPLLESISFSHTCQPQVHALTGYSSFHCTHHLAPVLRHLVLTYMTLLCLFGLLGIYALRWICNRSLWSYSFQRLHEAGSMRDVPDLCNDLAFLLHMADQYDPLLAQRLAVFLSPVSETCLLEENLERNWGIDRLRCMISPDAHGRPSLQLVALPRLPPALFSLSQLEVLKLELITDAKLPAPLSHMTSLRELHLYHCTAEVEPAALAVLQERLDRLHLTFSHGSEIPAWVYTLRGLQELHLIGRLSGESGMHRGWALGSLRQLRHLRVLVLRSGMLQRLPGELGEVAGSLARLEVHNEGARLLALTGLRRLAGLEELMLHACQLERLPSALLGLASLRNLDVCHNCLRTLEELLGLQHLRRLAHLRLAHNRVLAVPASVGALRNLELLDLSHNQLRALPPTLFTLRRLRCLLLASNLLEELPAEVGALALLVELDLSANQLEQLPPELFSGCPRLSNLAVAHNSLGALPPGLGTLTQLSKLDLVGNCLVSLPAELEGCIGLQGGGLLVEDWLLHSLPPRIREFLSRPVTSASSRLDSDGFPAFSTAQWRFLSESQI, encoded by the exons ATGTTCTCCCTGTCAGAGCTGTCGCCCCTAAGCGAGCCGCAG AGACCAGACTCCCTCAGAGATCCCGCCCAGCCCCCGACCCCACAGGGTCGGCGCACGAACCTGGACTTCCAGCAGTACGTGTACGTCAGTCATGTGTGCCACCACGAGTCGCTGCCCTGGTATTCCCGCTTCTTCCCCTATGTGGCGCTGCTGCAGTCCCTGTTGCTCCTCGCCAGCGGCTGCTTTTGGTTCCACTTTCCCCGCACGTCCGCCCGCATCGAGCATTTCATCGCGATCCTGGGCAAGTGCACGGAGTCGCCTTGGACCTCCCGCGCTCTTTCGCGTGCCGCCCAGATGGATGCCACCGGGCGCCCAGTAGAAGAGGCGGGGTCTGgccagcccccctcccagtcTCCCTCCCTAGGCAGGCGCTCCAGCCTGGATTCGGGCACCGACAGCCCCCAGATACCGCGGCCCGGCTGCGTGTCGGCACTCCCCAGCGTGCCCCCATCCCCCTGTCCCTCCATCCattcctgctcctcctccctctcctccctgcCATTCTGCCCCGTCTCCACAGCACCCAAATACACCATGACCCCGAGTAACCCCCCGCGGGCGGCCTGCCTGGACCGTAGCGATGGGGAGCAGGCCAGAGCGCTCTTCGAGCGGGTTCGCAAGTTCCGCGCTCACTGCGAGACCTCTGACATCATCTTCCAG GTGTACAGACTTCAGACAGTGTTCAAAGTGCTGATGGTCGTGCTGATCTTGAGCTACACGGCTCCACTGCTGGAGTCCATCTCATTCAGCCATACCTGCCAGCCGCAGGTTCATGCCTTAACGGGCTACAGCTCCTTCCATTGCACCCACCACCTGGCCCCTGTTCTCCGCCATCTGGTGCTGACCTACATGACACTCCTCTGCCTCTTTGGCCTGCTGGGCATCTACGCCTTGAGGTGGATCTGCAACAG GTCACTGTGGAGCTACTCCTTCCAGCGGCTGCATGAGGCCGGGTCCATGCGGGACGTCCCGGACCTCTGTAACGACCTCGCCTTCCTGCTGCACATGGCCGACCAGTACGACCCACTCCTGGCCCAGCGCCTTGCCGTGTTCCTGTCGCCCGTCAGCGAGACGTGTCTCCTGGAAGAGAACCTGGAGAGGAACTGGGGCATCGACCGACTGCGATGCATGATCAGTCCCGACGCCCATGGCCGCCCCTCGCTGCAGCTGGTGGCTCTGCCGCGCCTCCCGCCTGCACTGTTCTCCCTCAGCCAGCTGGAGGTGCTCAAACTGGAGCTCATCACAGACGCCAAGCTGCCCGCCCCGCTGTCCCACATGACCTCCCTCAG AGAGCTGCACCTGTACCACTGCACCGCCGAGGTGGAACCCGCTGCCCTGGCCGTGCTACAGGAGCGCCTGGACCGTCTCCACCTGACGTTCAGCCACGGGTCCGAGATACCGGCCTGGGTGTACACGCTGCGGGGGCTGCAGGAGCTGCACCTCATCGGCCGGCTGAGTGGGGAGAGCGGCATGCACCGGGGCTGGGCGCTGGGCAGCCTGAGGCAGCTCCGCCACCTACGGGTGCTGGTCCTGAGGAGTGGGATGCTGCAGCGTCTCCCGGGGGAGCTGGGTGAGGTGGCGGGCAGCCTGGCGCGGCTGGAGGTGCATAATGAGGGCGCGCGCCTGCTGGCGCTGACAGGACTGCGGCGCCTTgccggcctggaggagctgatgCTGCACGCCTGCCAGCTGGAACGCctgccttctgccctgctgGGTCTGGCCAGCCTGCGCAACCTCGATGTGTGCCACAACTGCCTGCGGACGCTGGAGGAGCTGCTGGGCCTGCAGCACCTGCGCAGGCTGGCACATCTGCGGCTGGCCCACAACCGCGTGCTGGCGGTACCCGCCAGCGTAGGGGCACTGCGCAACCTGGAGCTGCTGGACCTTTCGCACAACCAGTTGCGGGCCCTGCCACCCACGCTGTTCACCCTGCGCCGCCTGCGGTGCCTCCTGCTCGCCAGCAACCTGCTGGAGGAGCTGCCAGCGGAAGTGGGTGCACTGGCACTGCTGgtagagctggatctgagtgcCAACCAGCTGGAGCAGCTGCCGCCCGAGTTGTTTTCCGGGTGCCCTCGGCTCAGCAACTTGGCCGTGGCCCACAATTCCCTGGGCGCCCTGCCACCTGGTTTGGGGACCCTGACACAGCTCTCCAAACTGGACCTGGTGGGGAACTGCTTGGTGAGCCTGCCTGCTGAACTGGAGGGCTGCATCGGGCTGCAGGGAGGCGGCTTGCTGGTTGAGGACTGGCTGCTCCATTCCTTGCCCCCACGCATCAGGGAGTTCCTGTCGCGGCCTGTCACCTCTGCCAGCTCGCGTCTGGATTCTGACGGCTTCCCAGCTTTCTCCACGGCGCAGTGGCGCTTCCTGTCTGAGTCTCAGATATAG
- the LOC125718087 gene encoding ATP-dependent RNA helicase DDX39A-like, with protein sequence MAENDVDNELLDYDDDEEQQTAPENATPAGKKEVKGSYVSIHSSGFRDFLLKPELLRAIVDCGFEHPSEVQHECIPQAILGMDILCQAKSGMGKTAVFVLATLQQIEPVDGQVSVLVMCHTRELAFQISKEYERFSKYMPTVKVAVFFGGLSIKKDEEVLKKNCPHIVVGTPGRILALIRNKTLSLKNVKHFVLDECDKMLEQLDMRRDVQDIFRLTPHEKQCMMFSATLSKEIRPVCRKFMQDPMEVFVDDETKLTLHGLQQYYCKLKDSEKNRKLFDLLDVLEFNQVVIFVKSVQRCVALSQLLVEQNFPAIAIHRGMAQEERLSRYQQFKDFQRRILVATNLFGRGMDIERVNIVFNYDMPEDSDTYLHRVARAGRFGTKGLAVTFVSDETDAKTLNDVQDRFEVNVAELPEEIDISTYIEQSR encoded by the exons ATGGCCGAGAATGACGTTGACAACGAGCTGCTGGATTACGATGACGACGAGGAGCAGCAGACGGCCCCGGAGAATGCCACTCCAGCCGGGAAGAAGGAGGTTAAGGGCTCCTATGTGTCCATCCACAGCTCCGGTTTCCGGGATTTCCTGCTGAAGCCGGAGCTCCTGCGTGCCATCGTGGACTGTGGCTTTGAGCACCCGTCTGAAG TCCAACATGAATGCATTCCACAAGCCATCCTGGGCATGGACATCCTGTGCCAGGCCAAATCTGGCATGGGGAAGACCGCCGTGTTTGTGCTTGCGACGCTGCAGCAGATAGAGCCTGTGGACGGACAG GTATCTGTGCTGGTCATGTGTCACACGCGTGAGTTGGCATTCCAGATCAGCAAAGAGTACGAGCGCTTCTCCAAGTACATGCCTACGGTGAAGGTGGCGGTGTTTTTCGGCGGCTTGTCCATCAAGAAGGATGAAGAGGTGCTGAAGAAGAACTGTCCGCACATCGTGGTCGGCACTCCCGGGCGTATCCTCGCCCTCATCCGCAACAAGACCCTCAGCCTCAAGAACGTCAAGCACTTTGTTCTGGATGAGTGTGACAAGATGCTGGAGCAGCTGG ATATGAGGCGTGACGTGCAGGACATCTTCAGACTGACGCCGCACGAGAAGCAGTGCATGATGTTCAGCGCTACCCTCAGCAAGGAGATCCGGCCTGTATGCCGCAAATTCATGCAGGAC cccatggAGGTGTTCGTGGATGATGAGACCAAACTGACCCTTCATGGCTTGCAGCAGTACTACTGTAAGCTGAAGGACAGCGAGAAGAACCGCAAGCTCTTCGACTTGTTGGATGTGCTGGAGTTCAATCAG GTTGTGATCTTCGTGAAGTCCGTGCAGCGGTGTGTGGCGCTGTCCCAGCTGCTCGTGGAGCAGAACTTCCCTGCCATCGCCATTCACCGGGGTATGGCGCAGGAGGAGAG GCTCTCGCGATACCAGCAGTTCAAGGACTTTCAGCGTCGTATCCTGGTGGCCACCAACCTCTTTGGACGAGGGATGGACATCGAACGGGTCAACATCGTCTTTAACTATGACATGCCCGAGGACTCTGACACCTACCTCCACAGG GTTGCCCGTGCAGGAAGGTTTGGGACAAAGGGTCTGGCTGTGACGTTTGTGTCCGATGAGACAGACGCAAAGACCCTGAACGACGTGCAGGACCGTTTCGAGGTCAACGTGGCCGAGTTGCCGGAAGAGATCGACATCTCCACTTACA TTGAACAGTCCAGATGA
- the si:ch211-106h11.1 gene encoding volume-regulated anion channel subunit LRRC8D isoform X1: MFSLSELSPLSEPQVSHRLLKPWWEVFMDYLVMLMLMLSVIAGTLLLSRDGVVCLPSDSLDPAELQSDVQSASTQTHISLTSVPISSDIQRPDSLRDPAQPPTPQGRRTNLDFQQYVYVSHVCHHESLPWYSRFFPYVALLQSLLLLASGCFWFHFPRTSARIEHFIAILGKCTESPWTSRALSRAAQMDATGRPVEEAGSGQPPSQSPSLGRRSSLDSGTDSPQIPRPGCVSALPSVPPSPCPSIHSCSSSLSSLPFCPVSTAPKYTMTPSNPPRAACLDRSDGEQARALFERVRKFRAHCETSDIIFQVYRLQTVFKVLMVVLILSYTAPLLESISFSHTCQPQVHALTGYSSFHCTHHLAPVLRHLVLTYMTLLCLFGLLGIYALRWICNRSLWSYSFQRLHEAGSMRDVPDLCNDLAFLLHMADQYDPLLAQRLAVFLSPVSETCLLEENLERNWGIDRLRCMISPDAHGRPSLQLVALPRLPPALFSLSQLEVLKLELITDAKLPAPLSHMTSLRELHLYHCTAEVEPAALAVLQERLDRLHLTFSHGSEIPAWVYTLRGLQELHLIGRLSGESGMHRGWALGSLRQLRHLRVLVLRSGMLQRLPGELGEVAGSLARLEVHNEGARLLALTGLRRLAGLEELMLHACQLERLPSALLGLASLRNLDVCHNCLRTLEELLGLQHLRRLAHLRLAHNRVLAVPASVGALRNLELLDLSHNQLRALPPTLFTLRRLRCLLLASNLLEELPAEVGALALLVELDLSANQLEQLPPELFSGCPRLSNLAVAHNSLGALPPGLGTLTQLSKLDLVGNCLVSLPAELEGCIGLQGGGLLVEDWLLHSLPPRIREFLSRPVTSASSRLDSDGFPAFSTAQWRFLSESQI, encoded by the exons ATGTTCTCCCTGTCAGAGCTGTCGCCCCTAAGCGAGCCGCAGGTGAGCCACAGGCTGCTGAAGCCGTGGTGGGAGGTCTTCATGGACTATCTGGTGATGCTGATGCTAATGCTATCAGTGATAGCAGGGACACTGCTGCTGTCGCGAGACGGGGTGGTTTGCCTCCCATCCGACTCGTTAGACCCGGCCGAGCTGCAGTCAGATGTCCAAAGCGCCTCTACACAGACCCACATCTCACTAACCTCTGTTCCGATCTCCTCCGACATTCAGAGACCAGACTCCCTCAGAGATCCCGCCCAGCCCCCGACCCCACAGGGTCGGCGCACGAACCTGGACTTCCAGCAGTACGTGTACGTCAGTCATGTGTGCCACCACGAGTCGCTGCCCTGGTATTCCCGCTTCTTCCCCTATGTGGCGCTGCTGCAGTCCCTGTTGCTCCTCGCCAGCGGCTGCTTTTGGTTCCACTTTCCCCGCACGTCCGCCCGCATCGAGCATTTCATCGCGATCCTGGGCAAGTGCACGGAGTCGCCTTGGACCTCCCGCGCTCTTTCGCGTGCCGCCCAGATGGATGCCACCGGGCGCCCAGTAGAAGAGGCGGGGTCTGgccagcccccctcccagtcTCCCTCCCTAGGCAGGCGCTCCAGCCTGGATTCGGGCACCGACAGCCCCCAGATACCGCGGCCCGGCTGCGTGTCGGCACTCCCCAGCGTGCCCCCATCCCCCTGTCCCTCCATCCattcctgctcctcctccctctcctccctgcCATTCTGCCCCGTCTCCACAGCACCCAAATACACCATGACCCCGAGTAACCCCCCGCGGGCGGCCTGCCTGGACCGTAGCGATGGGGAGCAGGCCAGAGCGCTCTTCGAGCGGGTTCGCAAGTTCCGCGCTCACTGCGAGACCTCTGACATCATCTTCCAG GTGTACAGACTTCAGACAGTGTTCAAAGTGCTGATGGTCGTGCTGATCTTGAGCTACACGGCTCCACTGCTGGAGTCCATCTCATTCAGCCATACCTGCCAGCCGCAGGTTCATGCCTTAACGGGCTACAGCTCCTTCCATTGCACCCACCACCTGGCCCCTGTTCTCCGCCATCTGGTGCTGACCTACATGACACTCCTCTGCCTCTTTGGCCTGCTGGGCATCTACGCCTTGAGGTGGATCTGCAACAG GTCACTGTGGAGCTACTCCTTCCAGCGGCTGCATGAGGCCGGGTCCATGCGGGACGTCCCGGACCTCTGTAACGACCTCGCCTTCCTGCTGCACATGGCCGACCAGTACGACCCACTCCTGGCCCAGCGCCTTGCCGTGTTCCTGTCGCCCGTCAGCGAGACGTGTCTCCTGGAAGAGAACCTGGAGAGGAACTGGGGCATCGACCGACTGCGATGCATGATCAGTCCCGACGCCCATGGCCGCCCCTCGCTGCAGCTGGTGGCTCTGCCGCGCCTCCCGCCTGCACTGTTCTCCCTCAGCCAGCTGGAGGTGCTCAAACTGGAGCTCATCACAGACGCCAAGCTGCCCGCCCCGCTGTCCCACATGACCTCCCTCAG AGAGCTGCACCTGTACCACTGCACCGCCGAGGTGGAACCCGCTGCCCTGGCCGTGCTACAGGAGCGCCTGGACCGTCTCCACCTGACGTTCAGCCACGGGTCCGAGATACCGGCCTGGGTGTACACGCTGCGGGGGCTGCAGGAGCTGCACCTCATCGGCCGGCTGAGTGGGGAGAGCGGCATGCACCGGGGCTGGGCGCTGGGCAGCCTGAGGCAGCTCCGCCACCTACGGGTGCTGGTCCTGAGGAGTGGGATGCTGCAGCGTCTCCCGGGGGAGCTGGGTGAGGTGGCGGGCAGCCTGGCGCGGCTGGAGGTGCATAATGAGGGCGCGCGCCTGCTGGCGCTGACAGGACTGCGGCGCCTTgccggcctggaggagctgatgCTGCACGCCTGCCAGCTGGAACGCctgccttctgccctgctgGGTCTGGCCAGCCTGCGCAACCTCGATGTGTGCCACAACTGCCTGCGGACGCTGGAGGAGCTGCTGGGCCTGCAGCACCTGCGCAGGCTGGCACATCTGCGGCTGGCCCACAACCGCGTGCTGGCGGTACCCGCCAGCGTAGGGGCACTGCGCAACCTGGAGCTGCTGGACCTTTCGCACAACCAGTTGCGGGCCCTGCCACCCACGCTGTTCACCCTGCGCCGCCTGCGGTGCCTCCTGCTCGCCAGCAACCTGCTGGAGGAGCTGCCAGCGGAAGTGGGTGCACTGGCACTGCTGgtagagctggatctgagtgcCAACCAGCTGGAGCAGCTGCCGCCCGAGTTGTTTTCCGGGTGCCCTCGGCTCAGCAACTTGGCCGTGGCCCACAATTCCCTGGGCGCCCTGCCACCTGGTTTGGGGACCCTGACACAGCTCTCCAAACTGGACCTGGTGGGGAACTGCTTGGTGAGCCTGCCTGCTGAACTGGAGGGCTGCATCGGGCTGCAGGGAGGCGGCTTGCTGGTTGAGGACTGGCTGCTCCATTCCTTGCCCCCACGCATCAGGGAGTTCCTGTCGCGGCCTGTCACCTCTGCCAGCTCGCGTCTGGATTCTGACGGCTTCCCAGCTTTCTCCACGGCGCAGTGGCGCTTCCTGTCTGAGTCTCAGATATAG
- the si:ch211-106h11.3 gene encoding CCN family member 1, with protein MEKIFYVSVFTLGTFSLVGAGCPTVCKCPALAAICPPGVSLVLDKCSCCKVCAAQLNQDCGPSRPCDHHKGLECNNGNGATHEIGICRARQEGRTCEFRGSIYQHGESFQSGCKHHCTCVDGGIGCMSLCPTLKPRATLSCPFPRLVKVPGQCCPSLKCHKGVLSLPPAGQPPSSYPYKKDEVLGNEILDHGKDWEKKRTYKHLGEWKNSAIHCVVQVTDWSQCSRSCGLGVSSRVTNDNMRCKLVKETRLCILRPCGTRPPLTKMGKKCSRTHQAARPIHLSYGGCRSVQPYLPGYCGDCADGRCCSPHHTLTLPVLFACADGKRLEHDVTFVRSCKCSETCDHPNRAGPLSRRWVHGDTKRFSD; from the exons ATGGAGAAAATCTTCTACGTGTCTGTTTTTACACTGGGAACTTTCAGCTTG GTGGGGGCAGGCTGCCCCACTGTATGTAAGTGCCCAGCATTGGCTGCCATCTGCCCCCCGGGGGTGAGCCTGGTGCTAGACAAGTGCAGCTGTTGCAAGGTATGTGCGGCACAGCTGAACCAGGACTGCGGACCGTCGCGGCCCTGCGATCACCACAAGGGACTGGAGTGTAACAATGGCAACGGCGCCACCCACGAAATCGGCATCTGCAGGG cGAGGCAGGAGGGCCGGACCTGTGAATTCAGAGGCAGCATTTACCAGCATGGTGAGAGCTTCCAGTCGGGCTGCAAGCACCACTGCACCTGTGTGGATGGGGGGATCGGATGCATGTCCCTCTGCCCAACCCTCAAACCCCGTGCCACGCTCTCTTGTCCCTTCCCCCGCCTGGTCAAGGTACCAGGGCAGTGCTGTCCTTCCCTTAAGTGCCACAAGGGGGTGCTATCCCTGCCTCCAGCTGGTCAGCCGCCGTCTTCGTACCCGTACAAAAAGGACGAAGTGCTTGGCAATGAGATTTTGGATCATGGGAAAGACTGGGAGAAGAAGCGGACCTACAAACACCTAGGAG AATGGAAGAACTCGGCCATTCATTGTGTTGTTCAGGTAACAGACTGGTCCCAGTGCTCGCGAAGCTGTGGGCTGGGTGTGTCCTCCCGTGTCACCAATGACAACATGCGGTGCAAACTGGTGAAAGAGACACGACTGTGCATCCTGCGGCCTTGTGGGACGCGGCCGCCCCTCACCAAG ATGGGTAAGAAAtgctcaaggacccaccagGCAGCACGGCCCATTCATCTATCTTACGGTGGCTGCCGCAGCGTGCAGCCGTACCTGCCAGGATACTGCGGCGACTGCGCAGACGGCCGCTGCTGCTCCCCCCACCACACGCTCACCCTGCCCGTGCTCTTCGCCTGCGCAGACGGCAAGCGGTTGGAGCATGACGTCACTTTCGTGCGCTCCTGCAAGTGCTCAGAGACGTGTGACCACCCGAACAGGGCCGGCCCCCTGTCCCGGCGCTGGGTACATGGGGACACCAAAAGGTTTAGCGACTAG
- the LOC125718108 gene encoding uncharacterized protein LOC125718108, whose protein sequence is MQEQGSEWGSGLGGRTRGCWVDAQGCEAGDNDESGMKCLSQGLCPPPVFRSITGLTGTSLPPHRRLRSIFRRSRAVLPADANTEMQRCGFPHLDVLKRAGPLMQAGIPRTDTRPARDSPAAQSAGFQLTPPSMPHWEGKGRQSGAISPLGQPGESGWRKRRRTRRPEMTGTRPDMPDQPGSLVLPSEGPKEAELCLWLQELEITDRARERSSVTSDSQRGWTHLGPLLGRREVGQGTGQGATQRPDRRPHFLPPITQSVSLLEVPLFLPENSPPPSPCLSPSDPFFPLPVPQPCLAARKRRAKWQ, encoded by the coding sequence ATGCAGGAGCAGGGCTCAGAGTGGGGCTCTGGGCTCGGGGGGAGGACAAGAGGCTGTTGGGTTGATGCCCAAGGCTGCGAGGCTGGAGATAATGATGAATCAGGCATGAAGTGTCTCAGCCAAGGCCTTTGCCCCCCACCTGTCTTCCGGAGCATCACAGGCCTTACGGGAACCAGCCTGCCCCCTCATCGGCGCCTGAGGTCCATATTCCGCCGCTCAAGAGCTGTTCTGCCCGCAGATGCCAACACAGAGATGCAAAGGTGTGGTTTCCCTCACCTGGACGTGCTAAAAAGAGCAGGGCCGCTAATGCAGGCAGGCATCCCCAGGACAGACACCCGGCCAGCACGCGATAGTCCTGCTGCTCAGTCAGCCGGCTTCCAGCTTACCCCTCCCTCTATGCCCCACTGGGAGGGGAAGGGCAGGCAGAGTGGGGCGATCTCCCCCCTCGGGCAACCCGGAGAGTCAGGGTGGAGGAAACGAAGAAGGACAAGGAGGCCAGAAATGACTGGAACACGACCCGACATGCCAGACCAGCCAGGCAGCCTGGTGCTGCCCTCAGAAGGGCCAAAGGAAGCGGAACTGTGTCTGTGGCTCCAGGAACTGGAGATTACAGACCGTGCCAGGGAGAGGTCTTCTGTGACCAGTGACAGCCAGCGGGGCTGGACCCATCTGGGGCCTCTGCTGGGCAGGAGAGAGGTGGGCCAAGGGACAGGCCAAGGGGCGACTCAGAGGCCAGACCGGCGCCCTCACTTCCTCCCTCCCATTACtcagtctgtctctctcctggAGGTGCCCCTGTTTCTCCCCGAAAactcccccccaccctctccaTGTTTGTCCCCCAGTGACCCATTCTTCCCACTGCCAGTGCCACAGCCCTGTCTGGCGGCCCGGAAGAGAAGAGCCAAGTGGCAATAG
- the LOC125718110 gene encoding thioredoxin, mitochondrial-like — MMAGRWVAGGFCSRLSRLSSFPISAARRASAVARCPVAASRFLSPSRVLSRPLPLAPCRGVSFNVQDSEDFTERVINSDVPVLVDFHAQWCGPCKILGPRLEKVVAKQQGRIVMAKVDIDEHTDLAIEYGVSAVPTVIAMRAGKVLDQFVGIKDEDQLDSFIGKLVGL; from the exons ATG ATGGCCGGCAGATGGGTCGCCGGCGGGTTTTGCTCCCGCTTGTCGAGACTAAGTAGCTTCCCCATCTCGGCTGCTCGCCGTGCATCAGCCGTCGCCCGCTGCCCCGTGGCCGCGTCGCGGTTCCTGTCGCCCTCTCGCGTGCTGTCCCGGCCGCTGCCCCTCGCACCCTGTCGCGGGGTGTCATTCAACGTGCAGGACAGCGAGGACTTTACAGAGAGGGTCATCAACAGCGATGTGCCTGTACTTGTTGACTTCCATGCTCA GTGGTGTGGTCCCTGTAAGATCCTTGGCCCTCGGCTGGAGAAAGTGGTTGCCAAGCAGCAGGGACGCATTGTCATGGCGAAGGTTGACATAGACGAGCATACAGACCTGGCCATCGAGTATGGG GTGTCAGCAGTTCCTACCGTGATCGCCATGCGGGCGGGAAAGGTCCTTGACCAGTTTGTGGGGATTAAGGACGAAGACCAGCTGGATTCGTTCATTGGCAAGCTCGTTGGACTGTGA